A window from Armatimonas rosea encodes these proteins:
- the lspA gene encoding signal peptidase II has translation MPKRLAPAWFYLLAGAIAVADQAVKAVVKAQIPLHTTVPLWPGVFHLTHVQNDGIAFSMLEKKTWLIIFASVIIMAGIVVTERRAKGGLDRFSGIALALPLGGALGNLIDRLRTGLVTDFLDFRAINFAIFNVADMAITIGICLLAVRSFLLSEPTATPTPSPAAPVGEES, from the coding sequence ATGCCAAAACGCCTCGCGCCTGCCTGGTTCTATCTCCTGGCAGGCGCTATTGCCGTCGCCGATCAAGCCGTTAAAGCGGTTGTCAAGGCACAGATCCCCCTCCACACCACCGTGCCCCTCTGGCCGGGGGTCTTTCACCTGACCCATGTCCAGAACGATGGGATCGCCTTCTCGATGCTGGAGAAGAAAACCTGGCTCATCATCTTCGCTTCGGTGATTATCATGGCGGGGATTGTGGTGACGGAGCGGCGGGCAAAAGGCGGGCTAGATCGCTTCAGTGGGATCGCGTTGGCACTGCCCCTAGGTGGCGCGCTCGGCAACCTCATTGATCGGCTCCGCACGGGCCTCGTAACCGACTTTCTCGACTTTCGCGCTATCAACTTTGCGATCTTCAATGTCGCCGATATGGCTATCACGATTGGAATCTGCCTCCTCGCCGTGCGTAGCTTCCTGCTGAGCGAGCCGACGGCGACGCCAACACCATCACCTGCGGCTCCTGTCGGGGAGGAGAGCTAA
- the ileS gene encoding isoleucine--tRNA ligase, whose translation MDYSKTLNLPQTEFPMRADLPSREPLFQARWKSLDLYQKSLDKPAPKGQFLLHDGPPYSNGNIHLGHALNKTLKDIVTRYKTMAGYQSPYVPGWDNHGLPIEVQVMKEFREKKESWTPDTLRARCRTYAAEWVATQKTQFQRLGIRGDWDNPYLTMAPAFEAKIVETFLEMARKGYVYRGLKPVLWDSANETALANTEAEYKDHVSPAIYVGFESLAEPGLRAVIWTTTPWTIPANLALAFHPDFDYVVVETENAGKLVLLGELLEATATACNLGAVTVLETRKGASFEGARFRHPLPELDRDSVGVLATYVTTDTGTGIVHTAPGHGADDYVTGMKYGLPVLSPVDGRGRYTDEAGPFVGLSTDEANKAIPERLAEVGALLGSYNFTHSYPHSPRAPYKPLLFRATVQWFVSVEHDGLRQKALDGIKNVAWYPAQAENRITAAVAGRPDWTVSRQRHWGVPIALFYANGEAVMDEVAFDAAVAVIRKDGVEGWYNTAPEAILPEGFTYNGVAAKDFEKEKDVLDVWFDSGSTSFAVLDSGVWPGLRWPADLYLEGSDQHRGWFNSSLMIASALRGTPPYKAVVTNGFTVDERGIKMSKSKGNTVDPLGVIDELGADVLRLWVGSIDFTEDTRLGKGILEQLADSYRKLRNTLRFLLGNLADFNPDTDRVAADALDPLDAWILSKLSGVVTDVTAAYDEYAFYKATQALIGFCNTELSGFYLDVLKDRLYTLLPEDPKRRSSQTAMLEVATALITMLAPVLVHTADEAWEFLPSWEGKAESVHLADWPTPGTAEAALEARFEAILAVRDAFNLKLEPFREALAAARKAKESTEGLISKSTEAHAEVTLDANLAALLAGDDALVAECLMVAKLTLTSGDALSVTVSPAPGKKCMRSWFIREDVGSDPEFPEISAPQAAIVRELVRRGTITPDGTV comes from the coding sequence ATGGACTACTCAAAGACACTTAACCTGCCGCAGACGGAGTTCCCGATGCGCGCCGACCTCCCGAGCCGCGAGCCACTCTTTCAGGCACGCTGGAAGTCACTCGACCTCTACCAGAAATCGCTCGACAAGCCCGCACCGAAGGGGCAGTTCTTGCTCCACGACGGCCCCCCGTACTCCAATGGCAATATCCACCTTGGGCATGCGCTAAATAAAACCCTCAAGGATATCGTCACCCGCTACAAGACCATGGCGGGCTACCAGTCGCCCTATGTGCCGGGCTGGGACAACCATGGGCTGCCGATCGAGGTGCAGGTGATGAAGGAGTTCCGGGAGAAGAAAGAGTCCTGGACCCCCGACACGCTCCGGGCACGCTGCCGCACCTACGCCGCCGAGTGGGTGGCGACACAAAAGACGCAGTTTCAGCGCCTGGGAATCCGTGGCGACTGGGACAATCCCTACCTCACCATGGCCCCCGCGTTCGAGGCGAAGATCGTCGAGACGTTTCTGGAGATGGCGCGCAAGGGCTATGTCTACCGCGGCCTCAAGCCCGTGCTCTGGGACAGCGCCAACGAGACCGCGCTCGCCAACACCGAGGCGGAGTACAAGGACCACGTGAGCCCGGCGATCTATGTGGGCTTTGAGAGCCTCGCCGAGCCGGGCCTGCGCGCCGTGATCTGGACCACGACTCCGTGGACCATCCCTGCCAACCTAGCCCTGGCGTTCCACCCGGACTTTGACTATGTCGTGGTGGAGACCGAGAACGCGGGCAAGCTGGTGCTCTTGGGCGAGCTACTGGAGGCCACGGCGACGGCCTGTAATCTCGGCGCAGTCACGGTGCTGGAGACCCGCAAGGGCGCGAGCTTCGAAGGGGCACGCTTCCGTCACCCGCTTCCTGAGCTGGACCGAGACTCTGTGGGCGTGCTGGCGACCTATGTCACCACCGACACCGGAACCGGTATCGTCCACACCGCGCCCGGCCACGGTGCCGATGACTATGTCACAGGAATGAAGTACGGCCTGCCGGTGCTCTCGCCCGTGGATGGCCGGGGGCGCTACACCGACGAAGCAGGGCCGTTTGTGGGCCTGAGCACCGATGAGGCCAACAAGGCGATCCCGGAGCGCCTAGCCGAGGTAGGGGCGCTGCTGGGGAGCTACAACTTCACCCACAGCTACCCGCACTCGCCGCGCGCGCCCTACAAGCCGCTTTTGTTCCGCGCGACAGTCCAGTGGTTTGTCTCGGTGGAGCACGATGGGCTGCGCCAAAAAGCGCTCGATGGGATCAAGAACGTGGCGTGGTACCCGGCGCAAGCGGAGAACCGCATCACGGCGGCGGTCGCCGGTCGGCCGGACTGGACAGTCTCCCGCCAGCGCCACTGGGGCGTCCCCATCGCGCTGTTCTATGCCAACGGCGAGGCAGTGATGGACGAGGTGGCGTTCGATGCGGCCGTCGCGGTGATCCGTAAGGACGGTGTCGAGGGGTGGTACAACACGGCTCCTGAGGCGATCTTGCCCGAAGGCTTCACCTACAACGGGGTCGCGGCCAAGGACTTTGAGAAAGAGAAAGATGTCCTGGATGTCTGGTTCGACTCGGGCTCGACCAGCTTTGCCGTGCTGGACTCCGGTGTCTGGCCCGGCCTGCGCTGGCCGGCGGACCTCTACCTGGAGGGCAGCGACCAGCACCGCGGGTGGTTTAACTCATCGCTGATGATCGCCTCCGCGCTCCGGGGGACACCGCCCTACAAGGCGGTGGTGACCAACGGCTTCACGGTCGATGAGCGTGGGATCAAGATGAGCAAGTCCAAGGGCAACACGGTCGACCCGCTCGGGGTGATCGATGAGCTAGGCGCGGACGTGCTCCGGCTCTGGGTGGGCTCGATCGACTTCACCGAGGACACGCGCCTGGGCAAGGGAATCCTGGAGCAGCTCGCCGATAGCTACCGCAAGCTGCGCAACACCCTGCGCTTCCTCCTGGGCAACCTCGCGGACTTCAACCCCGACACCGACCGTGTCGCCGCCGATGCGCTTGACCCACTCGATGCCTGGATTCTCTCCAAGCTCTCGGGTGTGGTGACCGACGTGACGGCGGCCTACGACGAGTACGCATTCTACAAGGCGACTCAGGCACTGATCGGCTTCTGCAACACGGAGCTCTCGGGCTTCTACTTGGATGTCCTCAAGGACCGCCTCTACACGCTCCTCCCCGAGGACCCCAAGCGCCGCTCGTCGCAGACCGCGATGCTCGAAGTCGCCACGGCACTGATCACCATGCTCGCGCCGGTGCTGGTACACACCGCCGACGAAGCCTGGGAGTTTCTGCCGAGCTGGGAAGGCAAGGCCGAGAGCGTCCACCTCGCCGACTGGCCCACGCCGGGCACGGCGGAGGCTGCTCTTGAGGCACGCTTCGAGGCGATTCTTGCCGTGCGCGATGCCTTCAACCTCAAGCTGGAGCCGTTCCGTGAGGCGCTGGCCGCCGCCCGCAAGGCCAAGGAATCGACCGAGGGCCTGATCTCCAAGTCCACCGAGGCCCACGCCGAGGTGACGCTGGATGCCAACCTGGCGGCGCTCTTGGCGGGCGACGATGCGCTTGTGGCGGAGTGCCTCATGGTCGCCAAGCTCACTCTGACATCGGGTGATGCGCTCTCGGTGACGGTCTCACCTGCTCCGGGCAAGAAGTGCATGCGCTCCTGGTTTATCCGGGAGGATGTCGGCAGCGACCCGGAGTTTCCGGAGATCTCCGCCCCGCAGGCGGCCATCGTTCGGGAGCTAGTGCGCCGCGGAACGATCACGCCCGACGGAACGGTATAA